TCGAACCCAGATGAAGTTCTGACCATCTGTCAGAGAAAAAAGAACGAACGGATCTTGTAGGATTCCCAAGAAATTCTTCGATTTCTTCCGGAAGCAGATGATTAATCATCTGCTTCTCACGTTCCGTGAATAGCCGGGACATTGAGGAATATCCGGAAAGGCATTTCGGGAATCGGTTTGATTCTATCTCTGTTCCTTCCGTTTGAAGAAAGGAAGGATCCCAAAGAATCGATCTTTCTTTTAGTTGTTGAATCTCTCTTTGATTGATCAATGTGTGATATTCCGAATCCTCATTACTAATGGAATCAAAATGATCTCTGGATTGATCAGAAGATCCTTTCAATTGGCTAGAATCCCTTACTTGAACGAAACTAGATCTTGTGGAATCATATTGAATATTTGACGATACATTCCGTACCTTGCGAAAAAACCGATCCTTGTTTACCAACCACACATTGTCTAACCAAATCAAATTATCTCTCGATACGTTCCTCAAAAAATCCGATTCGGGCGGATTCTTCCCCCAACTAACGAAGAGATCTTGGCGGAATTGCCACATATGAAATTGAGCACAATTTTGCAAAGAAATAGCCCACTTGTTTCTCGAGAAGAGATGGGAAACATGCTCAATATCATTTGATTGAATAGTTGACCCAGCCCCTTGTTGTTTGAAAAAACCCTCCACTTCAATTGGTATTTTTTCACGAAAAGCAGACATGAGATAACAAATCCAGTGTTTCACGAAGATTTCGAATAGTGGTCCCGAATTCAAGTTGATTCTATTTTGCCTCTTCCTCAGAGAAAGACGATCAAACAATTCCCAATCATGGTCCTTGCGGATCGGATCATCCCTATAATATACAAAGAAAAACTCCAGATATTTGAGATCTTTCTCTTTGAATAATATCTCAATTCCAGCGACGGTTTCATTAGATATCTTACAACTAGAATCGCTCTTTTTTCCGATCCAGCCCCTCCACCACCGCGAACCCCAGTTAGATTCAGGCATGCTAAACTTTTTAGTTATTGGGAGAACCCAAGTACTCTCTTTCGGATTCAGGAAAGAACTCTCATAGATCTTTTTTCCTTTTGGAAGATACAGGAGCGAAACAATCAACCTATTGATATTGGAAGACCCAACGGATTCTTCCAATGTATCATTTCTGGGTCCAATGGAATTCATAGGTATAGGAAGAAGCCCTATCAAATAGAGATTTTTTCTTTCGACCATATTTCGATTGTTAATACGATATATAAGGACCGCTACTCCAAAGAGTATTACACCCTTGATCGTGAAATATCGATTGCTTGTTGAACCCTGTGAATTGTGTGAAAGTAGGATACTCCAAATTCGGGAGTCAAAAAGTTTTATAAAACGTTCTTGGTGGAAAAAAATGTGAATGAAAGATCCCACTGAATTGAATTGGGTCCAGGAATCTAAGAAATAGTGAGAATTCTTGATCTCTCTCAATATCTCTCTCAATTCTAAAATCCAGGACTTGAATTCATGTCCTGTCATTAAATTCCTCCTGATTTATTAGAACTAAAAGAATTCCATTTAAGCATCTCATTGCTTTAGTTGAAAGATTCCATTTGAATTGGAATCTGGTCATTCACTATGACCCGCTAAGCATCCATGGCTGAATGGTTAAAGCACCCAACTCATAATTGGCGAATTCGTAGGTTCAATTCCTACTGGATGCACGCCAATGGGACCCTCCAATAAGTCTATTGGAATTAGCTCTGTATCAATGAAATCTCATCATCCATACATAACGAATTGATGTGGTATATTCATATCATACTATATGAACAGTAAGAATTAGTAGTCTTATTGAGACTAGAACTCATAGGGAATCAAATCGATTTATGGATGGAATCAGGTATGCAGTATTTACAGACAAAAGTATTCGGTTATTGGGGAAAAATCAATATACTTCTAATGTCGAATCAGGATCAACTAGGACAGAAATAAAGCATTGGGTCGAACTCTTCTTTGGTGTCAAGGTAATCGCGATGAATAGTCATCGACTTCGCGGAAAGGCTAGAAGAATGGGACCCATTATGGGACAGACAATGCATTACAGACGTATGATCATTACGCTTCAACCGGGTTATTCTATTCCACCTCTTAGAAAGAAAAGAACTTAAATCAAAATACTTAATAGCATGGCGATACATTTATACAAAACTTCTACCCCGAGCACACGCAATGGAACCGTAGACAGTCAAGTGAAATCCAATCCACGAAATAATTTGATCTATGGACAGCATCATTGTGGTAAAGGTCGTAATGCCAGAGGAATCATTACCGCAGGGCATAGAGGGGGAGGTCATAAGCGTCTATACCGTAAAATAGATTTTCGACGGAATGAAAAAGACATATATGGTAGAATCGTAACCATAGAATATGATCCGAATCGAAATGCATACATTTGTCTCATACACTATAGGGATGGTGAGAAGAGATATATTTTACATCCCAGGGGGGCTATAATTGGAGATACCATTGTTTCTGGTACAGAAGTTCCTATAAAAATGGGAAATGCCCTACCTTTGAGTGCGGTTTGAACTATTGATTTACGTAATTGGAAGTAACCAATTAGGTTTACGACGAAACCTAGAAATCGATCACTGATCCAATTTGAGTACCTCTACAGGATAGACCTCAACAGAAAACTGAAGAGTAACGGCAGCAAGTGATTGAGTTCAGTAGTTCCTCATATAAAATTATTGACTCTAGAGATATAGTAATATGGAGAAGACAAAATTGTTTCAAGCACCGACAGAACCGGAAGCGCCCCTTCTTTCAAAGAGAAGAGTACGGATTATTCACATTTCATTTGATGGTCAGAGGCGAATTGAAAGCTAAGCAGTGGTAATTCTAAAGATTCCCGGGGGGAAAAATAGAGATGTCTCCTACGTTACCCATAATATGTGGAAGTATCAACGTAATTTCATAGAGTCATTCGGTCTGAATGCTACATGAAGAACATAAGCCAGATGATGGAACGGGAAGACCTAGGATGTAGAAGATCATAACATGAGTGATTCGGCAGATTTTGATTCCTATATATCCACCCA
The sequence above is a segment of the Erigeron canadensis voucher CCANA20171209 chloroplast, complete genome genome. Coding sequences within it:
- the rpl23 gene encoding ribosomal protein L23 — its product is MDGIRYAVFTDKSIRLLGKNQYTSNVESGSTRTEIKHWVELFFGVKVIAMNSHRLRGKARRMGPIMGQTMHYRRMIITLQPGYSIPPLRKKRT